One window of Populus nigra chromosome 5, ddPopNigr1.1, whole genome shotgun sequence genomic DNA carries:
- the LOC133693763 gene encoding serine/threonine-protein kinase MPS1-like isoform X2: MDREANLLVPSAPPQRNLVRPVTNAADTTSSSSSSSSPPDFLRHVQDAFKRHRPLGIMQTSNSTKPRRTLIPKREASRTVASNMGPTTGTKNSQVVVPLSKDSTLPKKNPVTVIMESHEDASITPPSFPGTITKTFDESFNPFDAQREQPKSAIDTKENNPMPLTCIESQPVEGKRKVQFSTLNNTISQEMEWDVSNQVEVSNVINEETKQQNFQNMESDLTLRSDGAVPSLAKRTMVIQNQLHQLRNFLSQPATQSSVAGPSCATTTSVHSTSAPMLNSMTYCSRESGSQAAVEPLRDANANSQSFTPGNLEQLSHPTLKDTSGMLIDLRATATRPSTSSIHSQFKDLPKEQQRGVPEVSDIANNPSLVVDRSTKDIEPADDGAAVQSQPPMSKNPSSDVKLEPPKHEKQEKVSSSKGASVPRKRNLDPDLFFKVNGKLYQRLGKIGSGGSSEVHKVISSDCTIYALKKIKLKGRDYGTAYGFCQEILYLNKLKGKNNIIQLIDYEVTDKTLLHEVMSGSVNNKDGRVKDDGCIYMVLEYGEIDLAHMLSQKWKEMDSSNQTIDENWLRFYWQQILQAVNTIHEERIVHSDLKPANFLLVKGSLKLIDFGIAKAIMSDTTNIQRDSQVGTLSYMSPEAFMCNESDANGNTIKCGRPSDIWSLGCILYQMVYGRTPFSAYKTFWAKFKVITDPNHEITYEPVSNPWLLDLMKRCLAWERNERWRIPQLLQHPFLVPPVPTQQSESQNQGCELLQLVAETCGSDQEASMLCHELQQLLNPGTHISESLTSRDQQYKLFSQMSKLCFQLRECLAKSEGF; the protein is encoded by the exons ATGGACAGGGAGGCTAACCTTCTGGTCCCATCTGCACCTCCGCAAAGAAATCTCGTTCGTCCCGTCACCAACGCCGCCGACACGACGTCTTCTTCCTCCTCGTCCTCCTCCCCGCCGGACTTTCTCCGGCATGTCCAAGATGCCTTCAAGCGCCACCGCCCCCTTG GAATAATGCAGACGAGTAATAGCACAAAGCCTAGACGTACGTTAATTCCAAAACGTGAAGCGTCAAGAACTGTAGCTTCAAATATGGGTCCAACTACAGGCACGAAGAACTCTCAAGTTGTTGTTCCATTGAGTAAAGACTCAACTTTGCCGAAGAAGAATCCAGTTACTGTTATCATGGAAAGTCATGAAGATGCGTCAATCACACCTCCTTCGTTTCCTGGAACAATCACGAAGACGTTTGATGAGAGTTTCAATCCCTTTGATGCACAGAGAGAGCAACCAAAATCTGCTATCGATACTAAAGAGAACAATCCGATGCCCCTGACATGCATAGAATCCCAACCTGTTGAGGGTAAGAGAAAAGTCCAGTTTTCGACACTGAACAACACCATTTCACAGG AAATGGAGTGGGATGTGAGCAATCAAGTAGAGGTGTCAAATGTGATCAATGAAGAAACAAAGCAGCAGAACTTTCAGAACATGGAATCAGATCTCACTTTGAGGTCCGATGGAGCTGTACCATCACTGGCAAAGAGAACAATGGTTATTCAGAATCAGTTGCATCAATTGAGGAACTTTTTAAGCCAACCAGCTACTCAATCTTCTGTTGCTGGACCATCCTGTGCTACCACAACATCTGTTCATTCTACTTCAGCACCCATGCTTAACTCGATGACATATTGCTCTCGTGAGAGTGGTTCTCAAGCTGCAGTCGAACCTTTGAGGGATGCTAATGCAAATTCTCAGAGCTTTACTCCAGGGAATTTGGAGCAGCTGTCACATCCTACATTGAAGGACACTAGTGGCATGCTAATTGACTTGAGAGCCACTGCAACCCGGCCTTCTACCTCTTCTATCCATTCCCAGTTTAAGGACCTGCCTAAGGAGCAACAGAGAGGTGTGCCTGAAGTAAGTGACATTGCAAACAATCCTTCACTTGTTGTTGATAGGTCCACTAAGGATATTGAACCAGCAGATGATGGTGCTGCTGTACAATCTCAGCCTCCAATGTCCAAAAACCCATCTTCAGATGTGAAGTTGGAGCCTcctaaacatgaaaaacaagaaaaagtttCAAGTAGTAAAGGTGCATCAGTGCCTCGAAAAAGGAATCTTGACCCTGATTTGTTCTTTAAAGTTAATGGGAAGCTCTATCAAAGGCTTGGTAAGATAGGAAGTGGAGGAAGCAGTGAGGTTCACAAAGTCATTTCATCAGACTGCACAATCTATGCACTTAAGAAAATCAAGCTCAAGGGTCGTGATTATGGAACTGCATATGGTTTTTGTCAGGAAATTCTTTATCTAAACAAACTAAAGGGGAAGAACAACATTATACAGTTAATAGATTATGAG GTGACAGATAAAACTTTGCTCCACGAAGTCATGAGTGGCTCTGTAAATAATAAAGATGGAAGAGTCAAAGATGATGGGTGTATATACATGGTCCTTGAATACGGTGAAATTGATTTGGCTCACATGCTGTCCCAGAAATGGAAGGAGATGGATAGCTCCAACCAGACGATAGATGAGAATTGGCTGAGATTTTATTGGCAG CAAATACTTCAAGCTGTCAATACCATACATGAGGAACGTATCGTGCACTCTGACCTGAAGCCAGCTAATTTTCTTCTTGTCAAAGGTTCTCTAAAGTTGATTGATTTTGGTATCGCCAAAGCCATAATGAGCGATACTACTAACATTCAAAGGGATTCACAG GTAGGTACCCTAAGCTACATGTCTCCAGAGGCATTCATGTGCAATGAGAGTGATGCTAATGGAAACACCATAAAGTGTGGTCGGCCATCAGATATTTGGTCCCTCGGCTGCATCCTCTACCAAATGGTGTATGGAAGAACCCCTTTTTCTGCGTACAAAACATTTTGGGCCAAGTTCAAAGTTATAACGGATCCAAACCATGAGATAACTTACGAGCCAGTCTCCAATCCATGGCTTCTTGATCTTATGAAAAGATGCCTGGCTTGGGAGAGGAACGAGAGATGGAGGATCCCTCAATTACTCCAACATCCTTTTCTTGTTCCACCAGTACCGACTCAACAATCTGAATCTCAGAATCAAGGTTGTGAACTGCTTCAACTTGTTGCAGAAACTTGTGGCAGTGACCAAGAAGCTTCTATGCTGTGCCATGAGCTCCAACAATTGCTTAACCCAGGCACTCACATATCCGAGTCATTAACATCACGAGACCAACAATATAAGTTGTTCTCCCAGATGTCTAAGCTTTGTTTTCAGCTCCGGGAATGTTTAGCAAAGTCAGAGGGATTTTAG
- the LOC133693763 gene encoding serine/threonine-protein kinase MPS1-like isoform X3, whose product MDREANLLVPSAPPQRNLVRPVTNAADTTSSSSSSSSPPDFLRHVQDAFKRHRPLGIMQTSNSTKPRRTLIPKREASRTVASNMGPTTGTKNSQVVVPLSKDSTLPKKNPVTVIMESHEDASITPPSFPGTITKTFDESFNPFDAQREQPKSAIDTKENNPMPLTCIESQPVEEMEWDVSNQVEVSNVINEETKQQNFQNMESDLTLRSDGAVPSLAKRTMVIQNQLHQLRNFLSQPATQSSVAGPSCATTTSVHSTSAPMLNSMTYCSRESGSQAAVEPLRDANANSQSFTPGNLEQLSHPTLKDTSGMLIDLRATATRPSTSSIHSQFKDLPKEQQRGVPEVSDIANNPSLVVDRSTKDIEPADDGAAVQSQPPMSKNPSSDVKLEPPKHEKQEKVSSSKGASVPRKRNLDPDLFFKVNGKLYQRLGKIGSGGSSEVHKVISSDCTIYALKKIKLKGRDYGTAYGFCQEILYLNKLKGKNNIIQLIDYEVTDKTLLHEVMSGSVNNKDGRVKDDGCIYMVLEYGEIDLAHMLSQKWKEMDSSNQTIDENWLRFYWQQILQAVNTIHEERIVHSDLKPANFLLVKGSLKLIDFGIAKAIMSDTTNIQRDSQVGTLSYMSPEAFMCNESDANGNTIKCGRPSDIWSLGCILYQMVYGRTPFSAYKTFWAKFKVITDPNHEITYEPVSNPWLLDLMKRCLAWERNERWRIPQLLQHPFLVPPVPTQQSESQNQGCELLQLVAETCGSDQEASMLCHELQQLLNPGTHISESLTSRDQQYKLFSQMSKLCFQLRECLAKSEGF is encoded by the exons ATGGACAGGGAGGCTAACCTTCTGGTCCCATCTGCACCTCCGCAAAGAAATCTCGTTCGTCCCGTCACCAACGCCGCCGACACGACGTCTTCTTCCTCCTCGTCCTCCTCCCCGCCGGACTTTCTCCGGCATGTCCAAGATGCCTTCAAGCGCCACCGCCCCCTTG GAATAATGCAGACGAGTAATAGCACAAAGCCTAGACGTACGTTAATTCCAAAACGTGAAGCGTCAAGAACTGTAGCTTCAAATATGGGTCCAACTACAGGCACGAAGAACTCTCAAGTTGTTGTTCCATTGAGTAAAGACTCAACTTTGCCGAAGAAGAATCCAGTTACTGTTATCATGGAAAGTCATGAAGATGCGTCAATCACACCTCCTTCGTTTCCTGGAACAATCACGAAGACGTTTGATGAGAGTTTCAATCCCTTTGATGCACAGAGAGAGCAACCAAAATCTGCTATCGATACTAAAGAGAACAATCCGATGCCCCTGACATGCATAGAATCCCAACCTGTTGAGG AAATGGAGTGGGATGTGAGCAATCAAGTAGAGGTGTCAAATGTGATCAATGAAGAAACAAAGCAGCAGAACTTTCAGAACATGGAATCAGATCTCACTTTGAGGTCCGATGGAGCTGTACCATCACTGGCAAAGAGAACAATGGTTATTCAGAATCAGTTGCATCAATTGAGGAACTTTTTAAGCCAACCAGCTACTCAATCTTCTGTTGCTGGACCATCCTGTGCTACCACAACATCTGTTCATTCTACTTCAGCACCCATGCTTAACTCGATGACATATTGCTCTCGTGAGAGTGGTTCTCAAGCTGCAGTCGAACCTTTGAGGGATGCTAATGCAAATTCTCAGAGCTTTACTCCAGGGAATTTGGAGCAGCTGTCACATCCTACATTGAAGGACACTAGTGGCATGCTAATTGACTTGAGAGCCACTGCAACCCGGCCTTCTACCTCTTCTATCCATTCCCAGTTTAAGGACCTGCCTAAGGAGCAACAGAGAGGTGTGCCTGAAGTAAGTGACATTGCAAACAATCCTTCACTTGTTGTTGATAGGTCCACTAAGGATATTGAACCAGCAGATGATGGTGCTGCTGTACAATCTCAGCCTCCAATGTCCAAAAACCCATCTTCAGATGTGAAGTTGGAGCCTcctaaacatgaaaaacaagaaaaagtttCAAGTAGTAAAGGTGCATCAGTGCCTCGAAAAAGGAATCTTGACCCTGATTTGTTCTTTAAAGTTAATGGGAAGCTCTATCAAAGGCTTGGTAAGATAGGAAGTGGAGGAAGCAGTGAGGTTCACAAAGTCATTTCATCAGACTGCACAATCTATGCACTTAAGAAAATCAAGCTCAAGGGTCGTGATTATGGAACTGCATATGGTTTTTGTCAGGAAATTCTTTATCTAAACAAACTAAAGGGGAAGAACAACATTATACAGTTAATAGATTATGAG GTGACAGATAAAACTTTGCTCCACGAAGTCATGAGTGGCTCTGTAAATAATAAAGATGGAAGAGTCAAAGATGATGGGTGTATATACATGGTCCTTGAATACGGTGAAATTGATTTGGCTCACATGCTGTCCCAGAAATGGAAGGAGATGGATAGCTCCAACCAGACGATAGATGAGAATTGGCTGAGATTTTATTGGCAG CAAATACTTCAAGCTGTCAATACCATACATGAGGAACGTATCGTGCACTCTGACCTGAAGCCAGCTAATTTTCTTCTTGTCAAAGGTTCTCTAAAGTTGATTGATTTTGGTATCGCCAAAGCCATAATGAGCGATACTACTAACATTCAAAGGGATTCACAG GTAGGTACCCTAAGCTACATGTCTCCAGAGGCATTCATGTGCAATGAGAGTGATGCTAATGGAAACACCATAAAGTGTGGTCGGCCATCAGATATTTGGTCCCTCGGCTGCATCCTCTACCAAATGGTGTATGGAAGAACCCCTTTTTCTGCGTACAAAACATTTTGGGCCAAGTTCAAAGTTATAACGGATCCAAACCATGAGATAACTTACGAGCCAGTCTCCAATCCATGGCTTCTTGATCTTATGAAAAGATGCCTGGCTTGGGAGAGGAACGAGAGATGGAGGATCCCTCAATTACTCCAACATCCTTTTCTTGTTCCACCAGTACCGACTCAACAATCTGAATCTCAGAATCAAGGTTGTGAACTGCTTCAACTTGTTGCAGAAACTTGTGGCAGTGACCAAGAAGCTTCTATGCTGTGCCATGAGCTCCAACAATTGCTTAACCCAGGCACTCACATATCCGAGTCATTAACATCACGAGACCAACAATATAAGTTGTTCTCCCAGATGTCTAAGCTTTGTTTTCAGCTCCGGGAATGTTTAGCAAAGTCAGAGGGATTTTAG
- the LOC133693763 gene encoding serine/threonine-protein kinase MPS1-like isoform X1, with product MDREANLLVPSAPPQRNLVRPVTNAADTTSSSSSSSSPPDFLRHVQDAFKRHRPLGIMQTSNSTKPRRTLIPKREASRTVASNMGPTTGTKNSQVVVPLSKDSTLPKKNPVTVIMESHEDASITPPSFPGTITKTFDESFNPFDAQREQPKSAIDTKENNPMPLTCIESQPVEGKRKVQFSTLNNTISQGADNGMATGLENFTSHMDSLALTEMEWDVSNQVEVSNVINEETKQQNFQNMESDLTLRSDGAVPSLAKRTMVIQNQLHQLRNFLSQPATQSSVAGPSCATTTSVHSTSAPMLNSMTYCSRESGSQAAVEPLRDANANSQSFTPGNLEQLSHPTLKDTSGMLIDLRATATRPSTSSIHSQFKDLPKEQQRGVPEVSDIANNPSLVVDRSTKDIEPADDGAAVQSQPPMSKNPSSDVKLEPPKHEKQEKVSSSKGASVPRKRNLDPDLFFKVNGKLYQRLGKIGSGGSSEVHKVISSDCTIYALKKIKLKGRDYGTAYGFCQEILYLNKLKGKNNIIQLIDYEVTDKTLLHEVMSGSVNNKDGRVKDDGCIYMVLEYGEIDLAHMLSQKWKEMDSSNQTIDENWLRFYWQQILQAVNTIHEERIVHSDLKPANFLLVKGSLKLIDFGIAKAIMSDTTNIQRDSQVGTLSYMSPEAFMCNESDANGNTIKCGRPSDIWSLGCILYQMVYGRTPFSAYKTFWAKFKVITDPNHEITYEPVSNPWLLDLMKRCLAWERNERWRIPQLLQHPFLVPPVPTQQSESQNQGCELLQLVAETCGSDQEASMLCHELQQLLNPGTHISESLTSRDQQYKLFSQMSKLCFQLRECLAKSEGF from the exons ATGGACAGGGAGGCTAACCTTCTGGTCCCATCTGCACCTCCGCAAAGAAATCTCGTTCGTCCCGTCACCAACGCCGCCGACACGACGTCTTCTTCCTCCTCGTCCTCCTCCCCGCCGGACTTTCTCCGGCATGTCCAAGATGCCTTCAAGCGCCACCGCCCCCTTG GAATAATGCAGACGAGTAATAGCACAAAGCCTAGACGTACGTTAATTCCAAAACGTGAAGCGTCAAGAACTGTAGCTTCAAATATGGGTCCAACTACAGGCACGAAGAACTCTCAAGTTGTTGTTCCATTGAGTAAAGACTCAACTTTGCCGAAGAAGAATCCAGTTACTGTTATCATGGAAAGTCATGAAGATGCGTCAATCACACCTCCTTCGTTTCCTGGAACAATCACGAAGACGTTTGATGAGAGTTTCAATCCCTTTGATGCACAGAGAGAGCAACCAAAATCTGCTATCGATACTAAAGAGAACAATCCGATGCCCCTGACATGCATAGAATCCCAACCTGTTGAGGGTAAGAGAAAAGTCCAGTTTTCGACACTGAACAACACCATTTCACAGG GGGCCGATAATGGAATGGCCACTGGATTGGAGAACTTTACTTCTCATATGGATTCACTTGCATTGACAGAAATGGAGTGGGATGTGAGCAATCAAGTAGAGGTGTCAAATGTGATCAATGAAGAAACAAAGCAGCAGAACTTTCAGAACATGGAATCAGATCTCACTTTGAGGTCCGATGGAGCTGTACCATCACTGGCAAAGAGAACAATGGTTATTCAGAATCAGTTGCATCAATTGAGGAACTTTTTAAGCCAACCAGCTACTCAATCTTCTGTTGCTGGACCATCCTGTGCTACCACAACATCTGTTCATTCTACTTCAGCACCCATGCTTAACTCGATGACATATTGCTCTCGTGAGAGTGGTTCTCAAGCTGCAGTCGAACCTTTGAGGGATGCTAATGCAAATTCTCAGAGCTTTACTCCAGGGAATTTGGAGCAGCTGTCACATCCTACATTGAAGGACACTAGTGGCATGCTAATTGACTTGAGAGCCACTGCAACCCGGCCTTCTACCTCTTCTATCCATTCCCAGTTTAAGGACCTGCCTAAGGAGCAACAGAGAGGTGTGCCTGAAGTAAGTGACATTGCAAACAATCCTTCACTTGTTGTTGATAGGTCCACTAAGGATATTGAACCAGCAGATGATGGTGCTGCTGTACAATCTCAGCCTCCAATGTCCAAAAACCCATCTTCAGATGTGAAGTTGGAGCCTcctaaacatgaaaaacaagaaaaagtttCAAGTAGTAAAGGTGCATCAGTGCCTCGAAAAAGGAATCTTGACCCTGATTTGTTCTTTAAAGTTAATGGGAAGCTCTATCAAAGGCTTGGTAAGATAGGAAGTGGAGGAAGCAGTGAGGTTCACAAAGTCATTTCATCAGACTGCACAATCTATGCACTTAAGAAAATCAAGCTCAAGGGTCGTGATTATGGAACTGCATATGGTTTTTGTCAGGAAATTCTTTATCTAAACAAACTAAAGGGGAAGAACAACATTATACAGTTAATAGATTATGAG GTGACAGATAAAACTTTGCTCCACGAAGTCATGAGTGGCTCTGTAAATAATAAAGATGGAAGAGTCAAAGATGATGGGTGTATATACATGGTCCTTGAATACGGTGAAATTGATTTGGCTCACATGCTGTCCCAGAAATGGAAGGAGATGGATAGCTCCAACCAGACGATAGATGAGAATTGGCTGAGATTTTATTGGCAG CAAATACTTCAAGCTGTCAATACCATACATGAGGAACGTATCGTGCACTCTGACCTGAAGCCAGCTAATTTTCTTCTTGTCAAAGGTTCTCTAAAGTTGATTGATTTTGGTATCGCCAAAGCCATAATGAGCGATACTACTAACATTCAAAGGGATTCACAG GTAGGTACCCTAAGCTACATGTCTCCAGAGGCATTCATGTGCAATGAGAGTGATGCTAATGGAAACACCATAAAGTGTGGTCGGCCATCAGATATTTGGTCCCTCGGCTGCATCCTCTACCAAATGGTGTATGGAAGAACCCCTTTTTCTGCGTACAAAACATTTTGGGCCAAGTTCAAAGTTATAACGGATCCAAACCATGAGATAACTTACGAGCCAGTCTCCAATCCATGGCTTCTTGATCTTATGAAAAGATGCCTGGCTTGGGAGAGGAACGAGAGATGGAGGATCCCTCAATTACTCCAACATCCTTTTCTTGTTCCACCAGTACCGACTCAACAATCTGAATCTCAGAATCAAGGTTGTGAACTGCTTCAACTTGTTGCAGAAACTTGTGGCAGTGACCAAGAAGCTTCTATGCTGTGCCATGAGCTCCAACAATTGCTTAACCCAGGCACTCACATATCCGAGTCATTAACATCACGAGACCAACAATATAAGTTGTTCTCCCAGATGTCTAAGCTTTGTTTTCAGCTCCGGGAATGTTTAGCAAAGTCAGAGGGATTTTAG
- the LOC133693763 gene encoding serine/threonine-protein kinase MPS1-like isoform X4, protein MSKMPSSATAPLTSNSTKPRRTLIPKREASRTVASNMGPTTGTKNSQVVVPLSKDSTLPKKNPVTVIMESHEDASITPPSFPGTITKTFDESFNPFDAQREQPKSAIDTKENNPMPLTCIESQPVEGKRKVQFSTLNNTISQGADNGMATGLENFTSHMDSLALTEMEWDVSNQVEVSNVINEETKQQNFQNMESDLTLRSDGAVPSLAKRTMVIQNQLHQLRNFLSQPATQSSVAGPSCATTTSVHSTSAPMLNSMTYCSRESGSQAAVEPLRDANANSQSFTPGNLEQLSHPTLKDTSGMLIDLRATATRPSTSSIHSQFKDLPKEQQRGVPEVSDIANNPSLVVDRSTKDIEPADDGAAVQSQPPMSKNPSSDVKLEPPKHEKQEKVSSSKGASVPRKRNLDPDLFFKVNGKLYQRLGKIGSGGSSEVHKVISSDCTIYALKKIKLKGRDYGTAYGFCQEILYLNKLKGKNNIIQLIDYEVTDKTLLHEVMSGSVNNKDGRVKDDGCIYMVLEYGEIDLAHMLSQKWKEMDSSNQTIDENWLRFYWQQILQAVNTIHEERIVHSDLKPANFLLVKGSLKLIDFGIAKAIMSDTTNIQRDSQVGTLSYMSPEAFMCNESDANGNTIKCGRPSDIWSLGCILYQMVYGRTPFSAYKTFWAKFKVITDPNHEITYEPVSNPWLLDLMKRCLAWERNERWRIPQLLQHPFLVPPVPTQQSESQNQGCELLQLVAETCGSDQEASMLCHELQQLLNPGTHISESLTSRDQQYKLFSQMSKLCFQLRECLAKSEGF, encoded by the exons ATGTCCAAGATGCCTTCAAGCGCCACCGCCCCCTTG ACGAGTAATAGCACAAAGCCTAGACGTACGTTAATTCCAAAACGTGAAGCGTCAAGAACTGTAGCTTCAAATATGGGTCCAACTACAGGCACGAAGAACTCTCAAGTTGTTGTTCCATTGAGTAAAGACTCAACTTTGCCGAAGAAGAATCCAGTTACTGTTATCATGGAAAGTCATGAAGATGCGTCAATCACACCTCCTTCGTTTCCTGGAACAATCACGAAGACGTTTGATGAGAGTTTCAATCCCTTTGATGCACAGAGAGAGCAACCAAAATCTGCTATCGATACTAAAGAGAACAATCCGATGCCCCTGACATGCATAGAATCCCAACCTGTTGAGGGTAAGAGAAAAGTCCAGTTTTCGACACTGAACAACACCATTTCACAGG GGGCCGATAATGGAATGGCCACTGGATTGGAGAACTTTACTTCTCATATGGATTCACTTGCATTGACAGAAATGGAGTGGGATGTGAGCAATCAAGTAGAGGTGTCAAATGTGATCAATGAAGAAACAAAGCAGCAGAACTTTCAGAACATGGAATCAGATCTCACTTTGAGGTCCGATGGAGCTGTACCATCACTGGCAAAGAGAACAATGGTTATTCAGAATCAGTTGCATCAATTGAGGAACTTTTTAAGCCAACCAGCTACTCAATCTTCTGTTGCTGGACCATCCTGTGCTACCACAACATCTGTTCATTCTACTTCAGCACCCATGCTTAACTCGATGACATATTGCTCTCGTGAGAGTGGTTCTCAAGCTGCAGTCGAACCTTTGAGGGATGCTAATGCAAATTCTCAGAGCTTTACTCCAGGGAATTTGGAGCAGCTGTCACATCCTACATTGAAGGACACTAGTGGCATGCTAATTGACTTGAGAGCCACTGCAACCCGGCCTTCTACCTCTTCTATCCATTCCCAGTTTAAGGACCTGCCTAAGGAGCAACAGAGAGGTGTGCCTGAAGTAAGTGACATTGCAAACAATCCTTCACTTGTTGTTGATAGGTCCACTAAGGATATTGAACCAGCAGATGATGGTGCTGCTGTACAATCTCAGCCTCCAATGTCCAAAAACCCATCTTCAGATGTGAAGTTGGAGCCTcctaaacatgaaaaacaagaaaaagtttCAAGTAGTAAAGGTGCATCAGTGCCTCGAAAAAGGAATCTTGACCCTGATTTGTTCTTTAAAGTTAATGGGAAGCTCTATCAAAGGCTTGGTAAGATAGGAAGTGGAGGAAGCAGTGAGGTTCACAAAGTCATTTCATCAGACTGCACAATCTATGCACTTAAGAAAATCAAGCTCAAGGGTCGTGATTATGGAACTGCATATGGTTTTTGTCAGGAAATTCTTTATCTAAACAAACTAAAGGGGAAGAACAACATTATACAGTTAATAGATTATGAG GTGACAGATAAAACTTTGCTCCACGAAGTCATGAGTGGCTCTGTAAATAATAAAGATGGAAGAGTCAAAGATGATGGGTGTATATACATGGTCCTTGAATACGGTGAAATTGATTTGGCTCACATGCTGTCCCAGAAATGGAAGGAGATGGATAGCTCCAACCAGACGATAGATGAGAATTGGCTGAGATTTTATTGGCAG CAAATACTTCAAGCTGTCAATACCATACATGAGGAACGTATCGTGCACTCTGACCTGAAGCCAGCTAATTTTCTTCTTGTCAAAGGTTCTCTAAAGTTGATTGATTTTGGTATCGCCAAAGCCATAATGAGCGATACTACTAACATTCAAAGGGATTCACAG GTAGGTACCCTAAGCTACATGTCTCCAGAGGCATTCATGTGCAATGAGAGTGATGCTAATGGAAACACCATAAAGTGTGGTCGGCCATCAGATATTTGGTCCCTCGGCTGCATCCTCTACCAAATGGTGTATGGAAGAACCCCTTTTTCTGCGTACAAAACATTTTGGGCCAAGTTCAAAGTTATAACGGATCCAAACCATGAGATAACTTACGAGCCAGTCTCCAATCCATGGCTTCTTGATCTTATGAAAAGATGCCTGGCTTGGGAGAGGAACGAGAGATGGAGGATCCCTCAATTACTCCAACATCCTTTTCTTGTTCCACCAGTACCGACTCAACAATCTGAATCTCAGAATCAAGGTTGTGAACTGCTTCAACTTGTTGCAGAAACTTGTGGCAGTGACCAAGAAGCTTCTATGCTGTGCCATGAGCTCCAACAATTGCTTAACCCAGGCACTCACATATCCGAGTCATTAACATCACGAGACCAACAATATAAGTTGTTCTCCCAGATGTCTAAGCTTTGTTTTCAGCTCCGGGAATGTTTAGCAAAGTCAGAGGGATTTTAG